In Archangium violaceum, the following are encoded in one genomic region:
- a CDS encoding phosphotransferase family protein → MLLSGPELLKAETRSVVVRAQVRGGPVPAVVLKHFRDDLTCGLDDWAGAEFLTRRGMETGPRFLAGDVDARLFVMEDLGRGPTLEALLRGEDARAANAGLMATARLTGQLHARTLGSQSEYELVRQALPPRHERVRVENARFLLDHEGRLLRWLTAVDVKAAPGLSEDLEAVARALADPGPFLSFTHGDMAPSNVLFTPSGPRLLDFEYAGMRHAMYDALMWLVSVPFPDELVSRADITYRITLSADCEAAQVDSHWARARATVALARTVNLFQWLHPRVLEEDRDWAPGFSARTALLHHLARSRALLVPADGFPGLARTLETLEARLRERWTVTPFVWPAFRQEDR, encoded by the coding sequence GTGCTGCTCAGCGGGCCCGAGCTCCTCAAGGCGGAGACCCGCAGCGTGGTGGTGCGCGCCCAGGTGCGCGGCGGCCCGGTGCCGGCCGTCGTCCTCAAGCACTTCCGGGACGACCTGACATGCGGGCTCGACGACTGGGCCGGCGCGGAGTTCCTCACCCGCCGTGGCATGGAGACGGGCCCCCGCTTCCTCGCGGGCGACGTGGACGCGCGCCTCTTCGTCATGGAGGACCTCGGGCGCGGGCCCACGCTGGAGGCCCTGCTGCGCGGAGAGGACGCGCGCGCGGCCAACGCGGGATTGATGGCCACCGCGCGCCTCACCGGCCAGCTCCACGCCCGGACGCTGGGCTCGCAGTCCGAGTACGAGCTCGTCCGCCAGGCACTGCCTCCCCGGCACGAGCGGGTGCGGGTGGAGAACGCGCGCTTCCTGCTCGACCACGAGGGGCGGCTGCTGCGCTGGCTCACCGCGGTGGACGTCAAGGCCGCGCCGGGCCTGAGCGAGGACCTGGAGGCGGTGGCGCGTGCGCTCGCGGACCCGGGCCCCTTCCTCTCCTTCACCCATGGAGACATGGCGCCGAGCAACGTCCTCTTCACCCCCAGCGGCCCTCGCCTGCTCGACTTCGAGTACGCGGGCATGCGTCACGCCATGTACGACGCGCTCATGTGGCTCGTCAGCGTGCCGTTCCCCGACGAGCTCGTCTCTCGCGCGGACATCACCTACCGCATCACCCTGTCGGCCGACTGCGAGGCGGCCCAGGTGGACTCGCACTGGGCCCGGGCCCGCGCCACGGTGGCGCTGGCGCGCACGGTGAACCTCTTCCAGTGGCTCCACCCGCGGGTGCTCGAGGAGGACCGGGACTGGGCTCCGGGCTTCTCCGCGCGCACCGCCCTGCTGCACCACCTGGCGCGCAGCCGGGCCCTGCTCGTGCCCGCCGATGGCTTCCCGGGACTCGCCCGCACCCTCGAGACGCTGGAAGCACGTCTGCGCGAGCGCTGGACGGTGACGCCCTTCGTCTGGCCCGCGTTCCGTCAGGAAGACCGCTGA
- a CDS encoding phenylalanine--tRNA ligase beta subunit-related protein produces the protein MLTVDPHPLLDPVVFTATFPSPLSASPSPEWLVALLKLDAPAPLRADDAVRGAVRDLLRHGGYKPTGRGKPASEYLVRAAGDGTLGSINAAVDACNAVSLHSGLPISVVDLDRARPPLRLGIAPEGASYVFNASGQTIDLGGLLCLFDAEGPCSNAVKDAQRTKTQGDTRRTLTVLWGTQALPGRTEQTFTWYRELLGRLGATVERQS, from the coding sequence GTGCTCACCGTCGATCCCCATCCCCTGTTGGACCCGGTGGTCTTCACGGCCACCTTCCCGTCCCCTCTGTCCGCCAGCCCCTCGCCCGAGTGGCTGGTGGCGCTGCTGAAGCTGGATGCCCCGGCGCCCCTGCGCGCCGATGACGCCGTGCGCGGCGCGGTACGCGACCTGTTGCGTCATGGCGGCTACAAGCCCACGGGCCGGGGCAAGCCGGCCTCGGAGTACCTGGTGCGGGCGGCGGGAGACGGGACGCTCGGCTCCATCAACGCCGCGGTGGACGCGTGCAACGCGGTGTCCCTGCACAGCGGGCTGCCCATCAGCGTGGTGGACCTGGACCGGGCCCGGCCCCCGCTGCGCCTGGGCATCGCGCCCGAGGGGGCCTCGTACGTCTTCAACGCCTCGGGGCAGACCATCGACCTGGGAGGCCTGCTGTGCCTCTTCGACGCGGAGGGCCCCTGCTCCAACGCGGTGAAGGACGCGCAGCGCACCAAGACCCAGGGCGACACGCGCCGCACCCTCACCGTGCTGTGGGGCACCCAGGCCCTGCCGGGACGCACGGAGCAGACCTTCACCTGGTACCGCGAGCTGCTCGGGAGGCTGGGCGCGACGGTGGAGCGCCAGTCCTGA
- a CDS encoding serine/threonine-protein kinase — MHCEHCSSEHPASLPCDQQVTCSGSELASPVPRPVFAGRPPVVDLRGHTLGHYRLTRLLGSGGMGTVYLAEQTLIGARVAVKVLHPHLARDARLRARFYAEARTVNLIGHPNIVRIFDINESEDGLHYFVMEYLEGQPLSRLPRPMEPGLLAWLLAQACDALEAVHRSGVVHRDLKPDNLLMVERPGERPALKVLDFGVAKALRDTGQEQTMAGQVFGTPAYMAPEQWSGQPVDGRSDLYALGVTGYLLLTGQLPYPRGQLAELVLSPEPLPPLRPPHTLVPTVPEALSQTLLRALARNPAERFTTALDFKRALLAAVRSAPASRPPPPRAVQRPRGLVNTPIPAAPPRPEPNDPTPLPTWTARVRRGGGADSVVVHCSELSRGGLFMCCAEPFPPLFTRLEFTLQLGGEEVECVAEVVRHVDSAQAHTWHMYPGVGLQFINPSARLRDMLMRVRPARRPSATPHSILAQEALAHL, encoded by the coding sequence ATGCACTGCGAGCACTGTTCGTCAGAACACCCCGCGAGTCTCCCGTGCGACCAGCAGGTCACCTGCTCCGGCTCCGAGCTCGCGAGTCCGGTACCGCGCCCCGTCTTCGCGGGACGGCCGCCGGTGGTGGACCTGCGGGGCCACACACTGGGGCACTACCGGCTGACGCGCCTGCTGGGCAGTGGTGGCATGGGGACGGTGTACCTGGCGGAGCAGACGCTCATCGGGGCGCGGGTGGCGGTGAAGGTGCTGCACCCGCACCTGGCGCGGGATGCCCGGCTGCGCGCGCGCTTCTACGCCGAGGCGCGCACGGTGAACCTCATCGGCCACCCCAACATCGTCCGCATCTTCGACATCAATGAGTCGGAGGATGGGCTGCACTACTTCGTCATGGAGTACCTGGAGGGCCAGCCCCTGTCGCGGCTGCCGCGCCCCATGGAGCCGGGGCTGTTGGCCTGGCTGCTCGCCCAGGCCTGTGACGCGCTGGAGGCCGTCCACCGCAGCGGCGTGGTGCACCGGGACCTGAAGCCGGACAACCTCCTCATGGTGGAGCGCCCGGGGGAGCGCCCCGCCCTCAAGGTGCTCGACTTCGGCGTGGCCAAGGCGCTGCGCGACACCGGCCAGGAGCAGACGATGGCCGGGCAGGTGTTCGGCACTCCCGCGTACATGGCCCCGGAGCAGTGGAGCGGTCAGCCCGTGGATGGGCGCTCGGACCTCTACGCGCTGGGGGTGACGGGCTACCTGCTCCTCACCGGACAGCTCCCCTACCCCCGAGGGCAGCTCGCGGAGCTGGTGCTCTCACCGGAACCGCTGCCCCCCCTGCGCCCCCCGCATACGCTGGTGCCCACGGTGCCGGAGGCGCTCTCCCAGACACTGCTGCGCGCCCTGGCCCGCAACCCGGCGGAGCGCTTCACCACCGCGCTCGACTTCAAGCGGGCCCTGCTCGCCGCCGTGCGCTCCGCTCCCGCCTCGCGGCCCCCTCCTCCGCGCGCCGTGCAGCGCCCTCGCGGGCTCGTCAACACGCCCATTCCCGCGGCGCCGCCCCGGCCCGAGCCCAATGATCCCACGCCCCTGCCCACCTGGACGGCCCGGGTGCGCCGCGGCGGGGGCGCCGATTCCGTGGTGGTGCATTGCAGCGAGCTCAGCCGCGGCGGCCTCTTCATGTGCTGCGCCGAGCCCTTCCCTCCGCTCTTCACCCGGCTCGAGTTCACGCTCCAGCTCGGCGGCGAGGAGGTGGAGTGCGTCGCGGAGGTGGTGCGGCACGTGGACTCGGCCCAGGCACACACCTGGCACATGTACCCGGGTGTGGGGCTCCAGTTCATCAACCCCTCCGCCCGGCTGCGGGACATGCTGATGAGGGTCCGGCCCGCGCGACGTCCGTCCGCGACACCACACTCCATCCTGGCGCAGGAAGCCCTCGCACACCTCTGA
- a CDS encoding gluconokinase, translating into MVVIVMGVSGAGKTTVGQRLAAALGCGFRDADEFHSRENIAKMAAGIPLTDEDRAPWLEALRDIVRSALESGEDLVLACSALKRSYRELLTVDAGRQRWVYLWAPREVLAERLARRRGHYMPRTLLDSQLATLEPPEGAMAVDVSPEPDVVVATILQGLGLQRSS; encoded by the coding sequence GTGGTGGTCATCGTGATGGGAGTGTCCGGGGCGGGGAAGACGACGGTGGGGCAGCGGCTCGCCGCGGCGCTCGGGTGCGGTTTCCGGGACGCGGATGAGTTCCACTCACGCGAGAACATCGCGAAGATGGCCGCGGGCATTCCGCTCACGGACGAGGACCGGGCGCCCTGGCTGGAGGCACTGCGGGACATCGTCCGGAGCGCGCTGGAGTCGGGGGAGGACCTGGTGCTGGCGTGCTCGGCGCTCAAGCGCTCCTACCGGGAGCTGTTGACGGTGGACGCGGGGCGGCAGCGGTGGGTGTACCTGTGGGCGCCGCGCGAGGTGCTCGCCGAGCGGCTGGCGCGGCGGCGGGGCCACTACATGCCGAGGACGCTGCTCGACAGCCAGCTGGCGACGCTGGAGCCGCCCGAGGGCGCGATGGCGGTGGACGTCTCTCCGGAGCCGGACGTGGTGGTGGCCACCATCCTCCAGGGCCTGGGACTTCAGCGGTCTTCCTGA
- a CDS encoding aldehyde dehydrogenase family protein, producing MRMVSMDEQARKNPFQEAFERLRARRWEMSRTTARERIERLEKLRRAIVERREAIYRAIHADFRKPAAEVETTEILMALTEIDHIVKNLAKWMKPRKVGTPVLLTGTRSEVRYEAKGVVLIISPWNYPFQLLIAPLVAAVAAGNCALLKPSEKTPHTAALIDQLIRDVFDPSEVTVALGGPEVSQALLELPFDHFFFTGGPKVGRKVMEAAAKFLAGVTLELGGKSPAVVDETADIDTAAERIAFGKFLNGGQTCVAPDYVMVHASKEAEFLSKLGQTLARFYGTTEEARKATPDFCRMVDDGQFNRVNKLLERSVASGVRVVEGGTVDPTSRYIAPTVLADVKPESPIMEEEIFGPVLPVLRYQRLDEAVRQIREGTKPLAMYIFSHDRQNIDRLLAETSAGGTCVNTTVVHFSNADLPFGGIGESGVGNYHGEFGFRTFSHERAVLRQGPLSFLRTMFPPYTEKVRKMQRMATRLFE from the coding sequence ATGCGCATGGTGAGCATGGATGAGCAGGCCCGGAAGAACCCCTTCCAGGAAGCCTTCGAGCGCCTGCGGGCCCGGCGCTGGGAGATGTCGAGGACGACCGCCCGCGAGCGCATCGAGCGGCTGGAGAAGCTGCGGCGCGCCATCGTCGAGCGGCGCGAGGCCATCTATCGGGCCATCCACGCGGACTTCCGCAAGCCGGCCGCCGAGGTGGAGACGACCGAAATCCTCATGGCGCTCACGGAGATCGACCACATCGTCAAGAACCTGGCGAAGTGGATGAAGCCGCGCAAGGTGGGCACGCCCGTGCTGCTCACCGGCACGCGCAGCGAGGTGCGCTACGAGGCCAAGGGCGTGGTGCTCATCATCTCGCCGTGGAACTACCCCTTCCAGCTGCTCATCGCCCCGCTGGTGGCGGCGGTGGCCGCGGGCAACTGCGCGCTGCTCAAGCCCAGCGAGAAGACGCCGCACACCGCGGCCCTCATCGACCAGCTCATCCGCGACGTGTTCGACCCGTCCGAGGTGACGGTGGCGCTGGGCGGGCCGGAGGTGAGCCAGGCGCTGCTGGAGCTGCCCTTCGACCACTTCTTCTTCACCGGCGGCCCGAAAGTGGGGCGCAAGGTGATGGAGGCGGCGGCGAAGTTCCTGGCCGGGGTGACGCTGGAGCTGGGCGGCAAGTCGCCCGCCGTGGTGGACGAGACGGCGGACATCGACACCGCGGCCGAGCGCATCGCCTTCGGCAAGTTCCTCAACGGCGGGCAGACGTGCGTGGCGCCGGACTACGTGATGGTGCACGCGTCGAAGGAGGCGGAGTTCCTCTCGAAGCTGGGCCAGACGCTCGCGCGCTTCTACGGCACGACGGAGGAGGCGCGGAAGGCCACGCCGGACTTCTGCCGCATGGTGGATGACGGGCAGTTCAACCGGGTCAACAAGCTGCTGGAGCGCTCGGTGGCCAGCGGGGTGCGCGTGGTGGAGGGAGGCACGGTGGACCCCACCAGCCGCTACATCGCCCCCACGGTGCTGGCGGACGTGAAGCCGGAGTCGCCCATCATGGAGGAGGAGATCTTCGGCCCGGTGCTGCCGGTGCTGCGCTACCAGCGGCTGGACGAGGCGGTGCGGCAGATTCGAGAGGGCACCAAGCCCCTGGCCATGTACATCTTCAGCCACGACCGGCAGAACATCGACCGGCTGCTGGCGGAGACGTCCGCGGGCGGCACGTGCGTGAACACCACGGTGGTGCACTTCAGCAACGCGGACCTGCCCTTCGGCGGCATCGGCGAGAGCGGCGTGGGCAACTACCACGGCGAGTTCGGCTTCCGCACCTTCAGCCACGAGCGGGCGGTGCTGCGCCAGGGGCCCCTGTCCTTCCTGCGCACCATGTTCCCGCCGTACACGGAGAAGGTGAGGAAGATGCAGCGCATGGCCACCCGACTTTTCGAGTAG